One stretch of Chitinophaga pendula DNA includes these proteins:
- a CDS encoding SusC/RagA family TonB-linked outer membrane protein: MQKRLLALLLLAGLPMYLWAQQRQISGAVNDEKGQALPGVSIREAGTSNGTTTSNQGKFTLRLKNDKAKLVVSFIGYLTQTITADEKDQYTIILKTDAQSLKDVVVIGYQEVKRKTTTAAVASVKGKDIENLPSPSFDQLLQGRVAGLNVQNFTGEPGVRGSFVIRGNTSISRNIDRAQALSSPLFVIDGIPVSLDDAASFDNTGTNYIAGINPNDIESIDVLKDASAAAIYGSRGANGVVIIKTKRGKPGRPQINFSTYAGISEKPKFEHFITGTEERRMKLEYLLARAPYDRAANLPRILTDSLNPAFNAATDWQDLFYRTAMVQNADISVSGASDNINYRVSGNYFNEQGVLKGTGFKRYTVSTAIGMKMSPKVSVDALFRLSRGDRSRGRGQLPWENAIPLRNGQFLSSLFQLSEIDRMNYVGALESGRDKNINDDITGSITFNYDFNKHLRFSSIGSIQASVNSRDIFRPGILAATGMSYAQSSKSIYQNLNLDNTLSYTTNVANDNHHLNVLLGHTINSIKNEYTGVGGGAISNDNVKVVQGIDPNFYVLRDPYGSLITGSDFKSSGLLSFFARINYDYKERYLFSVAWRADASSRFGKDSRWGYFPSVSAGWNIMDEPFAEGLKRFADAFKIRGSYGITGTLPSGYYLPFNTYSINQGGYGGSQAITYNGVNAVTPNFSGGVAQNGLTWEQSIQSNLGIDAAFFENRLVITADVYNRGKSKILFDLKLPSTGGYDKVNTNAVSVRNTGWEVNIFGRLMNSKNPFQWNTRIIMSANKNQIVALPNGNRDLVVEDPNTGMIYLLTKGRPIYEFYLMQSKGVYSNDKDIPFNPLTGDKLTYWGGSHTVQPGDYIWVDQNNDFDVWDWNDRVRSGNPNPRITGGFTNTFMYKGFSLEVFMTFLLGRDIFNKYVSDRLQGFQSNLSTIALIDPNRLQTWQKQGDLAKYAELNPYGANYYQFLPFSSAYIENGNYARIKYINLSYTLPRRLLDRLKLRNLQIYSVIDNLYTFQKSSVPDAEAVNELGVYSGTGYPIPRKFTLGINVGF; encoded by the coding sequence ATGCAAAAAAGATTGCTTGCGCTTCTGCTGCTGGCGGGCCTTCCCATGTACCTATGGGCCCAGCAACGGCAGATATCAGGCGCAGTGAACGATGAAAAAGGCCAGGCCCTGCCCGGCGTATCCATCAGAGAAGCAGGTACCAGCAACGGTACCACCACTTCCAACCAGGGTAAATTCACCCTCCGTCTAAAAAATGATAAAGCAAAACTCGTCGTCTCCTTTATCGGATACCTCACACAAACCATCACCGCCGACGAAAAAGACCAGTATACTATTATCCTGAAAACCGATGCCCAAAGCCTCAAAGATGTCGTAGTCATCGGATACCAGGAAGTAAAACGCAAAACCACCACCGCCGCCGTCGCCAGCGTCAAAGGAAAAGATATCGAAAACCTGCCCTCGCCAAGTTTCGATCAGCTCCTGCAAGGCCGCGTCGCCGGCCTCAATGTACAGAACTTTACCGGTGAACCGGGCGTCAGAGGCTCCTTCGTCATCCGCGGTAATACCTCCATCTCCCGCAACATCGACCGCGCTCAGGCCCTCAGCTCACCCTTGTTCGTCATAGATGGTATCCCCGTATCACTCGACGATGCCGCCTCCTTCGACAACACCGGTACCAACTACATCGCCGGCATCAACCCTAACGATATAGAAAGCATCGACGTACTCAAAGATGCTTCCGCCGCCGCCATCTACGGCTCCCGCGGTGCCAATGGCGTCGTAATCATCAAAACAAAAAGAGGGAAACCTGGCCGCCCGCAGATCAACTTCTCCACCTACGCCGGGATCTCCGAAAAACCAAAATTCGAACACTTCATCACCGGCACAGAAGAACGTCGCATGAAACTCGAATACCTGCTGGCCCGCGCTCCCTACGACAGAGCCGCCAACCTACCTCGCATACTCACCGACAGCCTCAACCCGGCCTTCAACGCCGCCACCGACTGGCAAGACCTCTTCTATCGCACCGCAATGGTACAAAATGCGGACATCTCCGTATCCGGCGCCAGCGATAATATCAACTACCGCGTCAGTGGCAACTACTTCAACGAACAGGGCGTACTCAAAGGCACCGGCTTCAAACGATATACCGTATCCACCGCCATCGGCATGAAAATGTCCCCTAAAGTCAGCGTCGATGCTTTATTCCGCCTCAGCAGGGGAGACCGCTCCCGCGGAAGAGGACAACTCCCTTGGGAAAACGCCATCCCACTGCGCAACGGTCAATTCCTGTCCTCCCTCTTCCAGCTGTCAGAAATAGACAGGATGAACTACGTAGGCGCGTTGGAGTCCGGCCGCGATAAAAATATCAACGATGATATCACCGGCAGCATCACCTTCAACTACGACTTCAATAAACACTTGCGCTTTTCCTCCATCGGCTCCATCCAGGCGTCCGTCAACTCCCGCGATATCTTCCGCCCGGGAATACTGGCAGCCACCGGCATGTCATACGCCCAAAGCAGCAAAAGCATCTACCAGAACCTGAACCTGGATAACACCCTCAGCTATACGACAAACGTCGCGAACGACAATCACCACCTCAACGTCCTCCTCGGTCATACCATCAACAGCATCAAAAATGAATATACCGGCGTAGGTGGTGGCGCTATCAGCAATGATAATGTCAAAGTAGTACAAGGCATCGATCCTAACTTCTACGTTCTCCGCGATCCATATGGCTCCCTCATCACAGGCTCCGACTTCAAATCCAGCGGCCTCCTGTCCTTCTTCGCTAGGATCAACTATGACTATAAAGAAAGATACCTCTTCTCCGTCGCCTGGCGTGCCGACGCCTCCTCCCGGTTCGGAAAAGACAGCCGCTGGGGATACTTCCCTTCCGTATCCGCCGGATGGAACATCATGGACGAACCCTTCGCCGAAGGGCTCAAAAGATTCGCCGATGCATTTAAAATAAGAGGTAGCTACGGCATCACCGGTACCCTGCCTTCCGGATACTACCTGCCGTTTAATACCTACTCCATCAACCAGGGCGGCTATGGCGGCTCTCAGGCCATCACCTACAATGGCGTCAACGCCGTAACACCCAACTTCAGCGGCGGCGTAGCACAAAATGGACTCACCTGGGAACAATCCATCCAAAGCAACCTGGGTATCGATGCCGCATTCTTCGAAAATCGCCTCGTCATAACAGCCGATGTCTATAATCGGGGTAAATCCAAAATACTATTCGACCTTAAACTCCCCTCCACCGGTGGCTATGATAAAGTCAACACCAACGCCGTAAGCGTACGCAACACCGGCTGGGAAGTCAACATATTCGGCCGCCTCATGAATAGCAAAAATCCGTTCCAGTGGAATACACGCATCATCATGTCGGCCAACAAAAACCAGATCGTCGCATTGCCAAATGGTAACCGGGACCTCGTCGTAGAAGATCCCAACACCGGGATGATCTACCTCCTCACCAAAGGTCGCCCCATCTATGAGTTCTACCTCATGCAAAGCAAAGGCGTATACAGCAACGACAAAGACATCCCCTTCAATCCCCTCACAGGCGATAAACTCACCTACTGGGGCGGCAGCCATACCGTACAACCGGGCGACTACATCTGGGTCGATCAAAACAACGACTTCGACGTTTGGGACTGGAACGACCGCGTACGCTCCGGCAACCCCAATCCCCGCATCACCGGCGGCTTCACCAATACTTTCATGTACAAAGGGTTCTCCCTCGAAGTCTTCATGACCTTCCTCCTCGGTCGCGATATCTTCAATAAATATGTCAGCGACCGCCTCCAGGGCTTCCAGAGCAACCTCTCCACCATCGCCCTCATCGACCCAAACAGATTGCAGACCTGGCAGAAACAGGGCGACCTGGCCAAATATGCCGAGCTGAACCCCTATGGCGCCAACTATTACCAGTTCCTGCCGTTCTCCTCAGCTTATATCGAGAATGGTAACTACGCTCGCATCAAGTACATCAACTTGTCGTATACACTGCCACGACGACTCCTGGATCGACTCAAACTGCGTAACCTCCAGATCTATAGCGTGATCGACAACCTGTACACCTTCCAGAAATCATCCGTGCCCGACGCAGAAGCCGTCAACGAACTGGGCGTATACTCCGGCACAGGATACCCGATACCACGCAAGTTCACCTTAGGCATCAACGTAGGTTTCTAA
- a CDS encoding isoaspartyl peptidase/L-asparaginase family protein yields MRNSLMAAAFACITGLCYTKATATDLSHQPKDSAMTKTKYVLVIHGGAGTILREQMTPQKEQAYKAALQLSLQQGYDILRKGGSSLDAVEAAVRVMEDSPLFNAGKGAVFTNEGKNEMDAAIMNGKTLEAGSVAGVTVIRNPITAARAVMEKTQHVMLIGPGAEKFAKEAGLEIVPPSYFYTEERWQGLQKVKAMDSTKTQLDHDAPASPHPKSGAKLGIENKDHKFGTVGAVALDKQGNLAAATSTGGMTNKKYGRVGDAPIIGAGTYANNATCAISCTGWGEYFIRLSVAKTVSDLVEYKGWTLEKAANELIAKQVPALGGDGGLIAIDKNGNIAMPFNTAGMYRGAVTEDGKITVEIYK; encoded by the coding sequence ATGCGTAATTCCCTGATGGCGGCAGCCTTCGCCTGTATCACAGGCCTGTGCTATACTAAAGCCACCGCGACAGACCTGTCCCACCAACCAAAAGATTCCGCGATGACCAAAACAAAATATGTACTCGTCATCCACGGCGGCGCCGGTACCATCCTCCGCGAACAAATGACGCCGCAAAAAGAACAGGCCTATAAAGCCGCACTGCAACTGTCCCTCCAGCAAGGATACGATATCCTCCGCAAAGGTGGCAGCAGCCTCGATGCAGTAGAAGCTGCCGTTCGCGTCATGGAAGACTCCCCCTTGTTCAATGCCGGCAAAGGAGCCGTATTCACCAACGAAGGCAAAAACGAAATGGATGCCGCCATCATGAATGGTAAAACACTCGAAGCCGGATCCGTAGCCGGTGTCACCGTCATCCGCAACCCCATCACCGCCGCCCGCGCCGTAATGGAAAAAACACAACATGTCATGCTAATAGGACCCGGCGCCGAAAAATTCGCTAAAGAAGCCGGCCTCGAAATAGTACCGCCTTCCTACTTCTACACCGAAGAACGCTGGCAAGGCCTCCAGAAAGTCAAAGCCATGGACTCCACTAAAACACAACTCGACCACGATGCCCCTGCCTCCCCCCACCCTAAATCCGGCGCCAAACTGGGCATCGAAAATAAAGACCATAAGTTCGGCACCGTCGGCGCAGTCGCCCTCGACAAACAAGGCAACCTCGCCGCCGCCACCTCCACCGGTGGCATGACCAACAAAAAATATGGCAGGGTAGGAGATGCCCCCATCATCGGCGCCGGCACCTACGCCAACAACGCCACCTGCGCCATCTCCTGCACCGGATGGGGCGAATACTTCATACGACTCAGCGTAGCCAAGACCGTTAGCGACCTCGTCGAATACAAAGGCTGGACCCTGGAAAAAGCCGCCAACGAACTAATAGCCAAACAAGTACCCGCCCTCGGCGGCGACGGCGGCCTCATCGCCATCGACAAAAATGGCAACATCGCCATGCCATTCAATACCGCCGGTATGTACCGCGGCGCCGTCACCGAAGATGGAAAAATCACCGTCGAAATATATAAATAA
- a CDS encoding translocation/assembly module TamB domain-containing protein, with amino-acid sequence MPDKLQTLKKVRKILSIVLLSLLGLIILIGILVNIPVVQNFLVGEVTSRLSAQLKTRVEIKHVSLRLFNSMRLEGTLVEDHHKDTLLYAGVLQVRITDWFFFQDKPILKYIGLEDAYVNLTRHRNDSLWNYQFIIDEFAPPSKTPTKKKKQGGISLDLNKINLRNVHFNQVDAWVGEDMRVSAKRIYLDAKNIDLQQHNIDIQELTLDEPVFIITEYKSSPLRKKRTPGTSAAASAIVMDTAGGKPPELRWNNDDWRLLVKEIAIKNGILGVDNLEDSTKAVPGYFANNRIRFKDINLVLSNTGLRQDSIFGDLVFSTKERSGFEVKRLTSRFKMSPVEMEFSHLDLETNRSHLRDYFTMQYSSIDDMSDFVDLVFMKANFTNSQLSSDDIAFFAPPLASWKKEITLSGEVKGPVSNLDASNVVLQAGNTRLKGGVEMRGLPEIDETFIDFHAEELVTTGADIQRFIPDTRNIDPIQLDRLTNLRFAGSFTGFVNDFVAYGKFQTNLGNLDSDINFKTSSDVPVYSGSITTNRFNLGSLLGNQQLSTVSLNARVNGAGFNFRTLKASVDADVQEITLYNYTYTNVKTQGEMNRKFFNGSLTVNDPNLDMDFAGTIDFNEQLPVFKFNSEIRKSDLKALRLTEDSITLQARVDLNFAGDNIDNFDGTARIYEVSLFKNKSRVEFDSLTIGTRMENNVKMLGFAGSEITGYVKGTYSFMELPNAFQLFLNKYYPSFFAAPPPAKTQQDFVFAFQLGQVDKLIRAFTDKVGGFNDTEVEGALNTAQGNVSLYATIPNAAYQQFKLHNIEIKGKGNFDKIDVSTSIGRLMSGENIWLENPLILANSSRDTSYIKVDLQAQDTSSLDGFYAKVVTVSDGVKVNFLNSSFTVNERQWNVAAGNEIYWSKDFLTVHNLRINRNDQSITVETNEFNPDESRFIVTLRNLNLADVIPSRLVDMRIEGQVNGTINISDPTHNLDVAADISASSLRLDNDSLGLVTIQGGYHQRTNDVNFTVKSDNPGKSFLVDGVAGLTQEHNKLEATIDLNGMSIGLAEKYLSDYVMDLSGTATGRITVGGTTSRPSVSGKVQMDTVGMRIVYLGTSYKIPKLNVSLDDNLIEFGNFSLIDKFNNKASASGYISHDHFDKLNFDFEVSARKFMFLNTSSADSDLFYGDVIADGRVYFSGPLEDMQLRVLARPTKGTHFYLPITDSKDIGKYDYITFKTYGTEIKEVKKKKNNKLNVKLDIAANPDAQIDVILDASTGDVISANGNGNLQINVNTEGDFSMFGNYEINNGSYNFTFQRLTSWKFDIAKNSTISWNGDPREAKMNITAKYSLPKVSLYNLAGPAGTSRNDQLATRQEKVDILLNLRGELMKPDIGYEINLPEVGSISYESGVAAKLKEINNDQNKALLQMYGLLLFNQFLPDDATTGGGANVATTGKNSVGQALSAQASAILNNLTGTLLKNSGIGINLNYRAYNVGNQDNASMDRNQVSAGITSNLFNNRIRLYVGGDYDWGKTATSASANRFAGDFRVEYLLTPDGRVRINAFSKTDYDVYNLVNRNKAGLGISYVREYNRFIELFQSSRRPTRQADSLRRPEAIRREIPDSSTVKPDTIRPGGN; translated from the coding sequence TTGCCGGATAAACTACAGACACTGAAAAAAGTACGCAAAATATTATCGATCGTCCTTTTAAGTTTGCTGGGCCTCATTATTCTCATTGGCATATTGGTAAACATCCCGGTGGTGCAGAATTTCCTGGTAGGTGAAGTTACCAGCCGGTTGTCTGCGCAGCTGAAGACGCGGGTGGAGATCAAACATGTGAGTTTGCGGCTATTCAACAGTATGCGGCTGGAAGGTACGTTGGTAGAGGATCATCATAAGGATACGCTGTTGTATGCCGGGGTGCTGCAGGTACGGATAACGGACTGGTTCTTTTTCCAGGACAAGCCTATCTTAAAATATATAGGACTGGAGGATGCTTATGTGAACCTTACCCGTCACCGTAATGATTCGTTGTGGAACTATCAGTTTATCATTGATGAATTTGCGCCTCCATCGAAAACGCCTACGAAGAAGAAAAAGCAAGGCGGTATTTCACTGGATCTGAACAAGATCAATTTACGCAATGTGCATTTCAACCAGGTAGACGCCTGGGTGGGTGAGGATATGCGGGTATCAGCGAAACGTATATACCTGGATGCGAAAAACATTGACTTGCAGCAGCACAATATCGATATCCAGGAGCTGACGCTGGATGAGCCGGTATTTATCATTACTGAATATAAATCTTCTCCATTGCGTAAGAAGCGTACGCCGGGTACGTCTGCGGCGGCGTCTGCCATTGTGATGGATACGGCAGGCGGCAAGCCACCGGAGTTGCGATGGAACAATGATGACTGGCGATTGCTGGTGAAGGAGATCGCTATCAAAAACGGTATACTCGGGGTGGACAACCTGGAGGACAGTACCAAAGCGGTGCCCGGTTATTTTGCCAATAACCGTATCCGTTTTAAGGATATCAACCTGGTGTTGAGTAATACGGGGTTGCGGCAGGACAGTATATTTGGGGATCTGGTGTTCAGTACGAAGGAGCGCAGTGGATTTGAGGTGAAGCGGCTGACGAGCCGGTTTAAGATGTCGCCGGTGGAGATGGAGTTTTCGCACCTGGACCTGGAGACGAACAGGAGTCATTTGCGGGACTACTTTACGATGCAGTATTCGAGTATTGACGATATGAGTGATTTTGTGGACCTGGTGTTTATGAAAGCTAATTTCACTAACAGCCAATTGTCTTCGGATGACATAGCATTTTTTGCTCCGCCGCTGGCGAGTTGGAAGAAGGAGATCACGTTGAGTGGGGAGGTGAAGGGGCCGGTGAGTAACCTGGATGCGAGCAATGTGGTGTTGCAGGCAGGTAATACCCGGCTGAAGGGAGGTGTGGAGATGCGTGGGTTGCCGGAGATTGACGAGACCTTTATTGATTTCCATGCGGAGGAGCTGGTGACTACGGGAGCGGATATACAGCGATTTATTCCGGACACCCGGAATATAGACCCGATACAGCTGGACCGGCTGACCAACCTGCGGTTTGCCGGTAGTTTTACGGGCTTTGTGAATGACTTTGTGGCTTATGGTAAGTTCCAGACCAACCTGGGAAACCTGGATTCGGATATTAACTTCAAGACCAGCAGTGATGTGCCCGTGTATTCTGGTAGTATTACTACGAACCGATTCAATCTGGGGAGTTTGCTTGGCAACCAGCAATTGTCGACGGTATCGCTGAATGCGCGGGTAAATGGGGCCGGTTTTAACTTCCGGACGCTGAAGGCATCAGTAGATGCGGATGTACAGGAGATCACCCTTTACAACTATACTTATACCAATGTAAAGACGCAAGGTGAGATGAACCGGAAGTTCTTCAACGGTTCGCTGACGGTGAATGATCCTAACCTGGATATGGACTTTGCGGGGACTATTGATTTCAACGAGCAGCTGCCGGTGTTCAAGTTCAACAGTGAGATCAGGAAGAGTGATTTAAAGGCGTTGCGGCTTACGGAGGACAGCATTACGTTGCAGGCACGTGTGGACCTTAACTTTGCCGGTGACAACATCGATAACTTTGACGGGACGGCGCGGATATACGAGGTATCTCTTTTCAAAAATAAGAGCCGGGTGGAGTTTGACTCACTGACGATCGGCACCCGTATGGAGAATAATGTCAAGATGCTGGGGTTTGCGGGTAGTGAGATCACGGGGTATGTAAAGGGGACGTATAGTTTCATGGAGTTGCCCAATGCGTTCCAGTTGTTCCTGAATAAGTATTACCCCAGTTTTTTTGCTGCCCCCCCTCCTGCCAAGACGCAGCAGGACTTTGTATTTGCTTTCCAGCTGGGGCAGGTGGACAAGCTGATCCGTGCTTTTACGGATAAGGTCGGTGGCTTTAACGATACGGAGGTGGAAGGCGCATTGAATACGGCACAAGGTAATGTGTCGTTGTATGCGACTATTCCGAATGCGGCGTATCAGCAATTCAAGCTGCACAATATTGAGATCAAGGGTAAGGGTAACTTCGACAAGATAGATGTAAGTACCAGCATAGGCCGGTTGATGTCGGGCGAGAATATCTGGCTGGAGAACCCTTTGATACTGGCTAATTCGAGCCGGGATACTTCTTATATCAAGGTAGATCTGCAGGCACAGGACACCAGTTCACTGGATGGTTTCTATGCGAAGGTGGTGACGGTATCTGACGGGGTGAAGGTAAATTTCCTGAACAGTTCTTTTACGGTGAATGAGCGGCAATGGAATGTGGCGGCCGGCAATGAGATATACTGGAGTAAGGATTTCCTGACGGTACACAACCTGCGTATCAACCGCAATGATCAAAGCATCACGGTAGAGACGAATGAATTCAATCCTGACGAGAGCCGGTTTATTGTGACCTTGCGTAACCTGAACCTGGCGGATGTGATACCGAGCCGGTTGGTGGATATGCGAATAGAGGGTCAGGTGAACGGTACGATCAACATTTCCGATCCGACGCATAACCTGGATGTGGCAGCAGATATCAGTGCCAGTTCGCTGCGACTCGATAATGATTCGCTGGGGCTGGTGACTATACAAGGCGGCTATCATCAACGTACGAACGATGTTAACTTCACCGTAAAGTCGGATAACCCCGGGAAGAGTTTTCTGGTGGACGGTGTAGCGGGTCTTACCCAGGAGCATAACAAGCTGGAAGCTACCATTGATCTGAATGGGATGTCGATCGGCCTGGCGGAGAAGTATCTTTCTGACTATGTCATGGACCTTAGCGGTACTGCTACGGGGCGTATCACTGTGGGCGGTACTACGAGCCGACCGTCGGTGAGTGGGAAGGTGCAGATGGATACGGTGGGGATGCGTATTGTGTATCTGGGTACGAGTTATAAGATCCCTAAGTTGAATGTGAGCCTGGATGATAACCTGATAGAGTTTGGTAACTTCTCGCTGATAGACAAGTTCAACAATAAGGCCAGTGCGAGTGGTTATATTTCTCACGATCATTTTGACAAGCTAAACTTTGACTTTGAGGTTTCGGCCCGTAAGTTCATGTTCCTGAATACCTCTTCTGCTGACAGTGATTTGTTTTACGGGGATGTGATTGCCGACGGCCGGGTGTATTTCTCCGGGCCTTTGGAGGATATGCAATTGCGGGTGCTGGCGCGGCCTACGAAAGGTACACACTTCTACCTGCCTATAACAGACAGTAAGGACATTGGTAAATATGACTATATCACCTTTAAGACGTACGGTACGGAGATCAAGGAGGTGAAGAAGAAGAAAAACAATAAGCTGAATGTGAAGCTGGACATTGCGGCCAACCCGGATGCGCAGATTGATGTGATACTGGATGCTTCTACGGGGGATGTGATCTCCGCGAATGGTAACGGTAATCTACAGATCAATGTGAATACGGAAGGTGACTTCAGCATGTTTGGCAACTATGAGATCAATAATGGATCTTACAACTTTACGTTTCAACGGCTGACGAGCTGGAAGTTTGACATTGCGAAGAACAGTACGATCAGCTGGAATGGTGATCCCCGTGAGGCGAAGATGAACATTACGGCGAAGTATTCCCTGCCTAAGGTGAGTTTGTACAACCTGGCCGGTCCGGCGGGTACCAGCCGGAATGACCAGCTGGCTACGCGTCAGGAGAAGGTGGACATCCTGCTGAACCTGCGTGGTGAGCTGATGAAACCGGATATTGGGTATGAGATCAATCTGCCGGAGGTAGGTAGTATCTCTTATGAGAGCGGCGTGGCGGCGAAGCTGAAGGAGATCAACAATGATCAGAACAAGGCATTGTTGCAGATGTACGGGCTGCTGTTGTTCAACCAGTTCCTGCCTGACGATGCTACTACGGGTGGTGGCGCTAACGTAGCGACAACTGGTAAAAACAGTGTGGGGCAGGCATTATCTGCACAGGCTTCTGCTATCTTAAATAACCTGACCGGCACTTTACTGAAGAACAGTGGTATTGGTATTAACCTGAACTATCGTGCCTATAACGTGGGTAACCAGGATAATGCCTCTATGGACCGTAACCAGGTAAGTGCAGGTATTACCAGTAATCTTTTCAACAATCGTATACGGCTGTACGTAGGTGGTGACTATGACTGGGGTAAGACGGCTACGTCTGCCAGTGCGAACCGGTTTGCCGGCGACTTCCGGGTGGAGTACCTGCTGACGCCGGACGGGCGGGTGCGTATCAATGCGTTCAGTAAGACGGACTACGATGTGTACAACCTGGTGAACCGTAATAAGGCAGGTCTGGGTATTTCGTATGTGCGGGAGTACAACCGGTTCATCGAGTTGTTCCAGAGCAGCCGGCGGCCTACGCGGCAGGCAGATTCTTTACGGCGGCCGGAGGCTATCCGGCGGGAGATACCGGACAGCAGTACTGTAAAACCTGATACCATCCGTCCTGGTGGTAACTAA
- a CDS encoding DUF4153 domain-containing protein — protein MMRFPSFSSLWEGALRVFARFPTACILALVAAGLGYTAAQTSYQAKFTEPLLQLMAVCNLALTLTLAGDLFSERQSFGTGRRWALRLGSLAIAALLEFALDPIRLQADVFRMCLLAFSFHLLVAFAPFIGKNDTNGFWQYNKTLFLRFLTSALYSGVLIGGLCIALAAIDALFNVEIRSHIYLRLFAVIGTAFNTIFFLAGVPKDFVALNEDHSYPKGLKIFTQYVLIPLITIYLGILLLYEVKIALEWRLPKGTVSNLITGYAVFGILSLLLIYPIREQSGNRWIVIFSRLFYFLMIPLLVLLVLAIWKRVGLYGITESRYILILMAFWLSGITIYFLVNRQAAIKVIPISLFVITLLGTFGPQSMVSVSKRSQLGRLKALLSSKQAKDQEEKRSIILYMLRTHGLVSLQPLTEQRLQPIADRLSQEEHYRYYGYYNQMDTALAIFQVPKYSGTSGEYITLHSTNKGIVNAKAYDYLVVPDMRYQYVQSDTIRNTEVTVAIRSDESHVTVRVDNTAEVSFDLHSFYQEIFKSYGNRQLKAEDIGRQTYYYPEERMRFNKSNGSYDITLMITETSCQTPGDDSSRTAERGNIRCMIGLKRIR, from the coding sequence ATGATGCGATTCCCCTCTTTTAGTTCTTTATGGGAAGGTGCGCTGCGTGTCTTTGCGCGATTTCCTACGGCCTGTATCCTGGCGCTGGTAGCAGCGGGGTTGGGCTATACAGCTGCACAGACCAGTTACCAAGCCAAGTTCACCGAACCTTTGTTACAACTGATGGCGGTGTGTAACCTGGCTTTGACGCTGACATTGGCCGGCGACCTTTTTTCCGAAAGGCAGTCATTCGGTACCGGCCGGCGATGGGCCTTGCGACTGGGTTCGTTGGCAATCGCTGCTTTGCTGGAGTTTGCGCTAGACCCCATACGATTGCAGGCGGATGTATTCCGTATGTGTCTGCTGGCATTTTCCTTTCACCTGCTGGTGGCCTTCGCGCCGTTTATCGGCAAGAACGACACCAATGGGTTCTGGCAATATAACAAGACACTGTTCCTGCGGTTCCTGACGTCGGCATTGTACTCCGGTGTACTGATCGGCGGGCTGTGTATAGCGTTGGCGGCCATCGATGCGTTATTCAATGTAGAGATCAGGAGTCATATTTATTTACGGTTGTTCGCCGTGATCGGTACGGCCTTTAACACTATCTTTTTCCTGGCTGGTGTACCGAAAGATTTTGTTGCCTTGAACGAAGACCACTCCTACCCTAAGGGTTTGAAGATATTTACACAGTATGTACTGATCCCCCTGATCACTATATACCTCGGCATCCTGTTGTTGTATGAAGTAAAGATCGCGTTGGAGTGGCGGCTGCCTAAAGGGACGGTATCGAATCTTATTACCGGCTATGCGGTGTTTGGCATCCTGTCGTTGTTGCTTATATATCCTATCCGTGAACAAAGTGGTAATCGCTGGATCGTGATCTTTTCGCGGTTGTTTTATTTCCTGATGATCCCGTTGCTGGTATTGCTGGTACTGGCCATCTGGAAGCGGGTGGGATTGTATGGCATTACAGAATCGCGGTATATCCTTATCCTGATGGCTTTTTGGCTGAGTGGTATTACGATATATTTCCTGGTCAACAGGCAGGCGGCTATCAAGGTGATCCCTATCAGCCTGTTTGTGATTACGCTGTTGGGGACATTCGGGCCACAGTCGATGGTATCGGTATCTAAGCGTTCGCAGCTGGGCAGGTTGAAGGCATTGTTGAGCAGTAAGCAGGCGAAAGACCAGGAGGAGAAACGTTCGATCATTTTGTATATGTTACGTACGCACGGATTGGTGTCCTTGCAGCCATTGACAGAGCAGCGGCTACAGCCTATTGCAGACCGTCTTTCCCAGGAGGAGCACTACCGGTATTACGGTTATTATAATCAGATGGATACGGCGCTTGCCATTTTCCAGGTACCGAAATACAGCGGTACCTCCGGGGAATATATTACCCTGCACAGCACCAACAAGGGTATTGTTAATGCGAAAGCGTATGATTATCTGGTGGTACCGGATATGCGGTATCAGTATGTGCAAAGTGATACGATCCGTAATACGGAGGTGACCGTGGCGATCAGATCTGATGAGAGCCATGTTACGGTGAGGGTGGATAATACAGCAGAAGTGTCTTTTGATCTGCATTCTTTTTACCAGGAGATCTTTAAGTCGTATGGCAACCGGCAGTTAAAGGCGGAGGATATCGGCCGTCAGACTTACTATTATCCTGAGGAGCGCATGCGATTCAATAAAAGTAACGGTAGCTATGATATTACGCTGATGATCACGGAAACGAGTTGTCAGACGCCTGGCGACGATAGTTCGCGGACGGCAGAGCGAGGGAATATCAGGTGTATGATCGGGTTGAAACGTATCCGATAA